A stretch of Bacteroidetes Order II. bacterium DNA encodes these proteins:
- a CDS encoding GntR family transcriptional regulator, whose protein sequence is MEVLPQARHEQVADWLRNQISLGSFAANAQLPSESEICKRFDVSRVTVRHALRTLENESLIYRRQGVGSFVKPHPVRQPLMRVTDFAEDMAAAGMRASSRVLHFGREKPPAEISQTLQQDIANDLVRLDRIRLGDNRPIAFDTTWLPLMYGQFLDQKTLETRTLFQILEEQYGIEVVSGRYQIEAIFTPPAVARHLNIPESHPVLYIRRTVFTHGEKPVYVQDRFYNNQEVAYCMLLERVQSGLAVQEFQPLFKQ, encoded by the coding sequence ATGGAAGTTCTCCCTCAGGCACGGCACGAACAAGTGGCGGATTGGCTCCGCAACCAGATCAGCCTCGGATCATTTGCGGCCAATGCCCAATTACCTTCGGAAAGTGAAATATGCAAAAGGTTTGATGTAAGCCGTGTTACGGTTCGTCATGCCCTACGCACCTTGGAAAACGAATCCCTTATTTACCGCCGCCAAGGGGTTGGTTCGTTTGTCAAGCCGCATCCAGTTAGACAACCACTGATGCGTGTCACCGATTTTGCCGAGGACATGGCAGCCGCTGGTATGCGGGCTTCGAGCCGCGTGCTTCACTTTGGACGCGAAAAGCCTCCTGCCGAAATCAGCCAGACCCTTCAGCAAGACATCGCCAATGACCTTGTTCGGCTGGATCGCATACGGCTGGGTGATAACCGTCCAATCGCTTTTGATACCACTTGGCTACCCCTCATGTATGGCCAATTTTTGGATCAAAAAACCCTCGAAACCCGAACACTTTTTCAGATATTAGAAGAGCAATATGGAATAGAAGTGGTTTCGGGCCGTTACCAGATCGAAGCGATTTTTACCCCGCCTGCTGTGGCCCGCCACCTCAATATCCCAGAAAGCCATCCGGTGCTTTACATTCGTCGAACCGTTTTCACACATGGTGAAAAACCTGTTTATGTACAAGATCGCTTCTACAACAACCAAGAGGTGGCCTACTGTATGCTGTTAGAGCGGGTACAAAGCGGCCTTGCCGTGCAGGAGTTTCAGCCCTTGTTTAAGCAGTAG
- a CDS encoding MBL fold metallo-hydrolase produces the protein MFFKMITDTKLAQNAFLIGCQRTGEALIIDPERDVDTYHKAAAAEGLKLVAAAETHIHADFASGMRELASQGVKVYVSDEGDANWKYEWAKESAYDAVFVKDGDVFRVGNIEIKVVKTPGHTPEHVCFLVTDIGGGATEPMGMATGDYIFVGDVGRPDLLESAAGVIGAMDSSARVLYNTLQGFFDMPDYLKIWPGHGAGSACGKALGAIPDTTVGYEKRYNASVSFAAKSEQEFVDFILDGQPEPPLYFARMKKMNKEGWNILGQMPSPKAFSVSDLKAFLADPENVMIDTRFDRDAFAASHASGAIYAPFNKTFNTVAGSLVEAGQKMALLIAENHVDEAVRDLVRVGLDEVVGYITPEVWGQYVDELQPTESIQRIKFDQLPAILDETNAFVLDVRYSSEFVEGHLPDAHNLAYTRLIPRLSEVPQDRTIAVHCKSGARAASAVSYLKRHGYEVIYIDDAVENGLRLAQDVVPA, from the coding sequence ATGTTCTTTAAGATGATCACCGACACCAAACTGGCACAAAATGCCTTTCTAATTGGGTGTCAACGCACGGGCGAAGCCCTCATTATTGATCCCGAGCGCGATGTGGATACTTATCACAAAGCAGCGGCAGCCGAAGGACTTAAATTGGTGGCAGCGGCGGAAACCCACATCCACGCCGATTTTGCTTCTGGTATGCGCGAACTGGCTTCTCAGGGCGTAAAAGTGTATGTATCGGACGAGGGAGATGCCAATTGGAAGTATGAATGGGCCAAAGAAAGTGCCTACGACGCGGTATTTGTAAAAGATGGTGATGTTTTTCGGGTAGGCAATATTGAAATTAAAGTGGTTAAAACACCCGGCCATACACCGGAACATGTTTGCTTTTTGGTGACCGATATTGGTGGAGGTGCCACGGAACCTATGGGCATGGCGACCGGAGATTATATTTTCGTGGGTGATGTAGGGCGTCCAGATCTGTTGGAAAGCGCGGCGGGTGTCATTGGCGCAATGGATAGCTCGGCACGGGTCTTGTATAATACCTTGCAAGGCTTCTTCGACATGCCGGATTACCTGAAGATTTGGCCAGGTCACGGAGCCGGATCCGCATGTGGAAAAGCGCTCGGCGCAATTCCAGATACGACGGTTGGCTATGAAAAACGTTATAACGCCTCGGTATCTTTTGCTGCTAAAAGCGAACAAGAGTTTGTGGACTTTATCTTGGATGGCCAGCCTGAGCCGCCTTTGTATTTTGCCCGGATGAAAAAAATGAACAAAGAGGGCTGGAATATTTTAGGCCAAATGCCATCTCCTAAAGCGTTCTCGGTGTCTGATCTCAAGGCATTTTTGGCCGATCCCGAAAATGTGATGATAGACACACGCTTCGATCGCGATGCCTTTGCAGCGTCTCATGCTTCGGGTGCAATTTATGCGCCGTTTAATAAAACATTCAACACTGTTGCAGGGTCATTAGTAGAAGCAGGACAAAAAATGGCCTTGCTCATCGCCGAAAATCATGTAGATGAAGCGGTTCGCGACTTGGTTCGGGTGGGCTTGGATGAAGTGGTAGGCTATATCACCCCCGAAGTATGGGGACAATATGTGGATGAACTCCAGCCTACAGAGAGTATCCAACGCATTAAATTCGACCAACTTCCGGCAATATTGGATGAAACAAATGCCTTTGTATTGGATGTTCGGTATTCCAGCGAGTTTGTGGAAGGTCACTTGCCAGATGCCCACAACTTGGCCTACACGCGACTTATCCCTCGGCTCTCGGAAGTTCCACAAGATCGGACTATTGCGGTTCACTGTAAGTCCGGTGCGCGTGCAGCCTCGGCGGTGTCTTACCTCAAACGACACGGCTACGAAGTCATCTACATTGACGATGCCGTAGAAAATGGCTTGCGCCTCGCACAAGACGTCGTGCCAGCATAA
- a CDS encoding rhodanese-like domain-containing protein gives MRNFILLFLFLVAACNKPETTSGSATTGMVEADVAAFAEAAKQPGVQIVDVRTAQEFGMGHLAKSRNIDIMEPGFENRVQLLDKEKPVLIYCAVGSRSARAAEIMSGLGFKTVTNLSGGIQAWGSAGMPIE, from the coding sequence ATGCGCAACTTTATTCTTCTCTTCCTGTTTTTAGTAGCCGCTTGTAATAAGCCAGAAACCACTTCGGGGAGCGCAACCACTGGTATGGTAGAAGCCGATGTGGCCGCTTTTGCAGAAGCCGCCAAACAACCAGGTGTACAAATTGTGGATGTCCGTACAGCACAAGAGTTTGGAATGGGCCACTTGGCAAAGTCTCGCAATATAGACATCATGGAGCCAGGTTTTGAGAACCGAGTTCAACTCTTGGACAAAGAAAAGCCAGTGCTCATCTATTGCGCAGTGGGCAGCCGGAGTGCACGCGCCGCCGAAATTATGAGCGGCTTGGGCTTTAAGACGGTGACCAACCTCAGCGGCGGCATCCAAGCATGGGGAAGTGCTGGTATGCCCATCGAATAA
- the thyA gene encoding thymidylate synthase codes for MQTYLDLVETVLSKGKRKPNRTGMDTISCFGLSYRVNLSEGYPLLTTKKIFFSSMLRETLWYLSGADHIRELREHTKIWDAWANGDGQLETAYGRYWRRYPIPEKSVALGGEVFSQFGHENVQQEADGSWSFDQIGFILDELRRNPFSRRLVVSAWHPANACVSKLPPCHYTWTLNVQPDEAGRPSTLNCHLTQRSADIALGVPFNLACYALLTQAIAQEVGLVVGEFVHTLIDAHIYVNHIDGLKEQFKRAPHPLPELIIAKKPLLALRFDDFKLINYNPHPAIKFEVAV; via the coding sequence GTGCAAACCTATTTAGACCTTGTAGAAACAGTCCTTTCAAAGGGCAAACGTAAACCGAACCGAACCGGGATGGATACTATTTCCTGTTTTGGGCTAAGTTACCGCGTGAATCTCTCTGAGGGGTACCCGCTACTGACAACCAAGAAAATCTTCTTTAGCTCCATGTTGCGGGAAACGCTATGGTATTTGTCCGGTGCGGATCATATTCGGGAACTACGCGAACACACCAAAATATGGGATGCGTGGGCAAATGGGGATGGTCAGTTAGAGACGGCTTATGGGCGCTATTGGCGTCGGTATCCTATTCCGGAAAAATCTGTGGCATTAGGTGGCGAAGTTTTTTCGCAATTTGGACACGAAAATGTTCAACAAGAAGCGGATGGATCATGGTCATTTGACCAAATAGGTTTTATCCTTGATGAGCTGCGACGGAATCCGTTTTCCCGCCGACTGGTAGTTTCGGCATGGCATCCGGCCAATGCCTGTGTTTCCAAGTTGCCGCCGTGCCATTATACGTGGACACTGAATGTTCAGCCAGATGAGGCAGGACGCCCCAGTACCCTTAATTGCCACCTTACCCAACGCAGTGCCGATATTGCGTTGGGCGTCCCATTTAATCTGGCCTGTTATGCCCTACTCACACAGGCTATCGCACAGGAAGTTGGTTTAGTGGTAGGTGAATTTGTACATACGTTGATTGATGCCCACATTTATGTGAATCATATTGATGGATTAAAGGAACAATTTAAACGTGCCCCGCACCCCTTGCCAGAATTAATAATTGCAAAAAAACCGTTGTTGGCACTAAGGTTCGACGACTTTAAATTGATTAACTACAACCCGCACCCTGCGATAAAATTTGAGGTGGCCGTATGA
- a CDS encoding dihydrofolate reductase, with the protein MNKARPELILIAAVADNLAIGRDLDLPWHIPADLRRFKAMTLGHPLLMGRITFDSLVHQFGHPLQGRPHLVVSHLPDLHYDFEEVHVFPTTEAALDAFKDHKRIFVSGGRSLYMELLTTCDRWEITHVHQSPEANVFFPEFRHLIGNLYVLEHEEKHDGFTFATYKRGVNSTR; encoded by the coding sequence ATGAACAAAGCCCGTCCTGAATTGATCTTAATTGCTGCGGTTGCGGATAACTTGGCGATTGGCCGAGACTTAGACTTGCCGTGGCACATCCCCGCTGACCTGCGCCGATTCAAGGCCATGACGTTGGGGCATCCATTATTGATGGGACGCATTACGTTTGATTCGTTGGTGCATCAATTTGGCCACCCGCTACAAGGCCGCCCTCACCTTGTGGTTTCGCACCTGCCGGATTTGCACTATGACTTTGAGGAGGTACATGTTTTCCCGACAACAGAAGCCGCCTTGGATGCTTTCAAAGACCACAAAAGGATATTTGTATCAGGAGGCAGAAGCCTTTATATGGAATTGCTGACCACGTGCGACCGTTGGGAAATCACCCACGTTCATCAATCGCCTGAAGCCAATGTGTTTTTTCCAGAATTTAGGCACTTGATCGGTAATCTTTATGTTTTAGAGCATGAAGAAAAACATGATGGATTTACCTTTGCAACGTATAAGAGGGGAGTAAATAGCACCCGATAA
- the glgP gene encoding alpha-glucan family phosphorylase, whose product MSTTRTKLHDMVQNIWWSWNPVALDLFEELNPAVFHASGNNPVIALREAKGIVLNDPDFSKRVDAAYDAFQAYMATPLNAEYPKMAYFCMEYGLHESLSLYSGGLGILAGDHCKAASDLRLPFTAIGLFLREGYFKQSFTNDGWQEHQYPVVNPADMPVSLVKDDAGAPVIVTVQVGDRPLNLQAWKMQIGHTVMYLLDSDMESNPEYLRALTHRLYSGGSDTRIMQEIVLGIGGIRLLRTLGVEVETYHMNEGHCSFLTLELLDEALKNGLSMKEAEAAVRSETVFTTHTPVEAGHDRFDPSLTLYMLRTVRESLGLSERDFLGLGRVDASDPYALFNMTILGFRFSRKQNGVSALNGELSRRMFKDMWQVEDAAKVPITHITNGIHLGTWAARPAQEFLSKHLGDWQNRAADPGLWAAIDQIPDELLWKYRSSLRKRLVEFIQQRAPQQTIPMEPNFDPDVLTIGFSRRFATYKRATLLFMNEERLLEIFRKTDRPIQVVYAGKAHPQDEGGKQLIQRVFWYTQHTELRGKVVLMENYNMEIGRYLVSGADIWLNNPRRPMEASGTSGQKVAIHGGLNLSILDGWWPEGYKGNNGWAIGTDASADIKDPKIQDPEDANFLYDTLENEVIPAFYNRDESGIPIAWVARMREAMKTLVYQFSAERQVRDYIEQIYKG is encoded by the coding sequence ATGAGCACAACCCGCACCAAACTCCACGACATGGTGCAAAACATTTGGTGGAGTTGGAATCCTGTTGCATTGGATTTATTCGAAGAATTGAATCCAGCTGTTTTCCACGCTTCTGGTAATAACCCTGTTATTGCTTTGCGCGAGGCCAAAGGCATTGTCTTGAATGACCCCGATTTCTCCAAACGGGTGGATGCTGCCTATGATGCTTTTCAGGCATACATGGCTACGCCACTCAATGCCGAGTATCCGAAAATGGCCTATTTTTGTATGGAATATGGCCTACACGAAAGCCTCTCGTTATATTCTGGTGGGCTGGGTATTTTGGCGGGCGATCATTGTAAGGCCGCTTCGGACCTACGCTTGCCTTTTACGGCTATTGGTCTTTTCCTTCGCGAAGGCTATTTCAAACAGTCTTTTACCAACGATGGTTGGCAAGAACACCAATACCCCGTTGTTAATCCGGCCGACATGCCCGTTTCGCTGGTCAAAGATGATGCGGGCGCTCCGGTGATTGTAACAGTACAAGTGGGCGATCGCCCGCTGAACCTTCAAGCATGGAAGATGCAAATCGGGCATACGGTGATGTATCTCTTAGATTCAGATATGGAGTCCAATCCCGAGTATTTACGCGCCCTTACCCACCGCCTCTACTCTGGTGGAAGCGATACCCGCATCATGCAGGAAATCGTACTGGGGATCGGTGGTATTCGCTTGTTGCGCACCTTAGGCGTTGAAGTAGAGACCTATCATATGAACGAAGGGCACTGCTCGTTCCTGACCTTAGAACTCTTGGACGAAGCCCTGAAAAACGGCCTTTCCATGAAAGAAGCCGAGGCTGCTGTTCGTTCGGAGACCGTTTTTACCACGCATACGCCCGTAGAAGCTGGCCACGACCGCTTTGATCCATCGCTGACACTGTATATGTTGCGCACCGTTCGCGAATCGCTGGGTCTTTCCGAACGAGACTTTTTGGGGCTTGGTCGGGTGGATGCTTCCGATCCTTACGCCTTGTTCAATATGACCATCTTAGGATTCCGATTCTCGCGCAAACAAAATGGGGTCTCGGCCCTGAATGGCGAGCTTTCCCGAAGAATGTTTAAAGACATGTGGCAAGTGGAAGATGCCGCTAAGGTGCCGATTACCCATATAACCAATGGTATTCACCTTGGCACTTGGGCAGCACGTCCGGCGCAAGAGTTTTTATCTAAGCATTTGGGCGATTGGCAAAACCGGGCTGCCGATCCTGGACTTTGGGCGGCCATAGACCAGATTCCGGACGAACTCCTTTGGAAATACCGTTCTTCGTTGCGCAAACGGTTGGTAGAATTTATTCAGCAACGCGCACCACAGCAAACCATTCCAATGGAGCCGAACTTCGATCCAGATGTACTGACCATTGGGTTCTCGCGTCGCTTTGCCACCTACAAACGCGCAACCTTGCTGTTTATGAACGAAGAACGCCTATTGGAGATTTTTCGTAAAACCGATCGGCCCATCCAAGTGGTGTATGCAGGGAAGGCGCACCCACAAGATGAGGGCGGCAAGCAACTTATCCAGCGCGTCTTTTGGTACACGCAACACACCGAACTTCGCGGAAAAGTGGTGTTGATGGAAAACTATAATATGGAAATCGGGCGCTATTTGGTCTCAGGCGCCGATATTTGGCTCAATAACCCACGTCGTCCGATGGAAGCCAGTGGAACATCGGGGCAAAAAGTGGCCATTCACGGCGGCCTTAATCTCTCGATCCTCGATGGATGGTGGCCAGAAGGCTACAAAGGCAACAATGGCTGGGCAATTGGAACCGATGCCTCTGCCGACATCAAAGACCCGAAGATTCAAGACCCGGAAGACGCAAATTTCCTCTACGACACCCTTGAAAATGAAGTCATTCCCGCCTTTTACAACCGTGACGAAAGCGGCATCCCTATCGCATGGGTTGCGCGAATGCGAGAAGCCATGAAAACACTCGTGTACCAATTCTCTGCCGAGCGTCAGGTAAGAGACTACATCGAACAGATTTACAAAGGGTGA